The Rhododendron vialii isolate Sample 1 chromosome 6a, ASM3025357v1 genome includes a window with the following:
- the LOC131331400 gene encoding zinc-finger homeodomain protein 2 gives MEFEENEEEQEEEQPNYETPPPPQQLGRAPSRKGGGGGGGGGGSYRYRECQKNHAVGIGGHAVDGCGEFMPSGDEGSLDALICAACTCHRNFHRKDPEGGQPFLHPHHHSHGNNQQLQQQQTQLSPFYRAGSTHPAGYLHHVAPTPPPQAMHHRPLALPSISRDEEDVSNPSSSGGGGGGGGGSSRKRFRTRFTQEQKDKMLEFAGRVGWRIQKQDEAAVEHFCGEIGVRRQVLKVWMHNNKHTLGKKP, from the coding sequence ATGGAATTTGAAGAGAACGAAGAGGAGCAAGAGGAGGAGCAGCCAAATTACGagacgccgccgccgccgcaacAGCTGGGAAGAGCTCCGTCTAGGAAaggcggcggcggaggaggaggaggaggagggagctACAGGTACAGGGAGTGCCAGAAGAACCACGCGGTGGGGATCGGCGGGCACGCGGTGGACGGGTGCGGCGAGTTCATGCCTTCGGGCGACGAGGGCTCCCTCGACGCCCTAATCTGCGCCGCGTGCACCTGCCACCGCAACTTCCACCGCAAGGACCCCGAAGGCGGACAACCCTTCCTCCATCCACACCACCACTCACACGGCAACAACCAGCAGCTGCAACAGCAACAAACGCAATTGTCCCCTTTCTACCGCGCCGGGTCGACCCACCCGGCGGGTTACCTGCACCACGTGGCTCCCACGCCTCCTCCGCAGGCGATGCACCATCGGCCGCTGGCGCTGCCCTCGATATCGAGGGACGAGGAGGACGTGTCGAATCCCAGTAGTAGCGGCGGAGGcggagggggaggaggggggAGCTCGAGGAAGCGGTTTCGGACGCGGTTTACGCAGGAGCAGAAGGATAAGATGCTGGAGTTTGCGGGGAGGGTGGGGTGGAGGATCCAGAAGCAGGACGAGGCTGCGGTGGAGCACTTCTGTGGGGAAATTGGGGTGAGGAGACAGGTGCTCAAGGTTTGGATGCACAACAACAAACACACCCTCGGTAAAAAACCCTAA